A window from Anser cygnoides isolate HZ-2024a breed goose chromosome 1, Taihu_goose_T2T_genome, whole genome shotgun sequence encodes these proteins:
- the MCAT gene encoding malonyl-CoA-acyl carrier protein transacylase, mitochondrial, producing the protein MSSWAAAPWRLGGCGGFRRASRRAGSSLAGGGERAARLSDLLRSSERDGAPGEEAAAARRERRPPREGTVLLFPGQGSHFVGMGRGLLRYPGVRDMYRLAEKVLGYDLLSLCLEGPRAELDRTRHCQPAVFVASLAAVEKLNHRQPDVLESCVAAAGYSVGEFAALVFAGAMDFAEALYAVKVRAEAMQKASEAVPSGMLSVIGRPEANYKFACLEARRHCESLGIENPVCEISNYLFPDSRVIAGHLQALKFLQENARKYYFTRTKMLPVSGAFHTRLMEPAVEPLAEVLKCIEIQKPLICVYSNVDSKKYMHSKHIQKLLVKQIVSPVLWEQTMHSVYERKQGTEFPYTYEVGPGKQLGAILKKCNLKAWRQYSHVDVSKDEEVMET; encoded by the exons ATGAGCAGCTGGGCCGCGGCGCCATGGCGGCTGGGTGGCTGCGGCGGCTTCCGCCGTGCCTCACGACGGGCGGGCAGCTCCCTGGCCGGCGGTGGGGAGCGGGCGGCGAGGCTGAGCGACCTGCTGAGGAGCTCGGAGCGGGACGGGGCGCCGGgagaggaggcggcggcggcgaggcgggagcggcggcccccccgggaGGGCACGGTGCTGCTCTTTCCCGGGCAGGGCAGCCATTTCGTGGGGATGGGCCGCGGGCTGCTGCGGTACCCCGGCGTGCGGGATATGTACCGCCTGGCCGAGAAGGTGCTGGGCTACGACCTGCTCTCGCTCTGCCTGGAGGGGCCGCGGGCAGAGCTGGACCGCACCCGGCACTGCCAGCCCGCCGTTTTCGTCGCCTCCCTGGCTGCCGTGGAGAAGCTCAACCACCGGCAGCCTGAC GTGCTGGAGAGCTGCGTGGCCGCCGCCGGGTACAGCGTCGGGGAGTTCGCTGCACTTGTGTTCGCCGGAGCCATGGACTTCGCGGAAG CGCTGTATGCAGTGAAGGTACGTGCTGAAGCTATGCAGAAGGCGTCGGAGGCTGTCCCCAGTGGGATGCTGTCAGTGATTGGCCGGCCGGAGGCAAATTACAAGTTTGCCTGCTTGGAAGCTCGAAGGCACTGTGAATCGCTGGGTATAGAAAACCCCGTATGTGAAATTTCAAACTATTTGTTTCCAGACAGCAGAGTCATTGCGGGACACTTGCAG GCTTTGAAGTTTTTGCAGGAGAATGCCcgaaaatattattttacacGTACGAAAATGCTTCCGGTCAGTGGTGCTTTTCACACACGACTTATGGAACCAGCAGTAGAGCCATTGGCTGAAGTCCTAAAATGCATTGAGATTCAAAAACCCCTGATCTGTGTCTATTCCAATGTTGATAGCAAAAAGTATATGCACTCAAAACACATTCAGAAGCTGCTAGTAAAGCAGATTGTTTCACCTGTGTTGTGGGAACAGACCATGCATTCTGTTtatgaaagaaagcaaggaaCAGAATTTCCTTACACGTACGAAGTGGGGCCTGGGAAGCAGCTAGGAGCAATTCTCAAAAAGTGTAACCTAAAGGCCTGGAGGCAATATAGCCATGTAGATGTTTCAAAAGATGAGGAAGTAATGGAGACATAA